A region from the Vicia villosa cultivar HV-30 ecotype Madison, WI linkage group LG3, Vvil1.0, whole genome shotgun sequence genome encodes:
- the LOC131660974 gene encoding 28 kDa ribonucleoprotein, chloroplastic-like, giving the protein MTLSIPTQTSQTLMALLRIPSPQLSTKHHHDGPIITSFSSIDFNKNKNYSINPKSIHSLRLSITHTQTLITTKQHPNFTLRFSQQQQQQTQITEEDNTQELSTTRLLAQNVPWTSTAEDIRTLFEKHGKVVDVELSMYNKSRSRGLAFVEMASPEEALAVFNTLQSYEYEGRVINLKYARPRKEKTPPPVEHKPITFNLFVSNLSYETRSKDLKEFFDSGASGVVSAEVIFRENPRTPSGYGFVSFKTKKEANDALSEFQGKKLKGRPIRVAPSKRFIQLAEESAVSEDTSSESSASEAVTEKAD; this is encoded by the exons ATGACCTTATCCATTCCAACACAAACCTCCCAAACTCTAATGGCGCTTCTACGTATTCCCTCTCCTCAATTATCCACAAAACACCACCACGATGGACCAATAATAACCTCTTTCTCCTCCATAGACTTCAACAAGAACAAAAACTATTCCATCAACCCCAAATCCATTCACTCTCTACGTCTATCTATTACTCATACACAAACCCTTATTACAACCAAACAACACCCCAATTTTACTCTCAGATTttcccaacaacaacaacaacaaactcaaATAACCGAGGAAGATAACACACAAGAATTGTCTACTACTAGGTTGCTTGCTCAGAATGTTCCATGGACAAGTACTGCCGAAGATATTCGTACTTTGTTTGAAAAACATGGGAAAGTCGTTGATGTTGAG ctTTCTATGTATAATAAGAGCAGAAGCAGGGGTTTAGCGTTTGTGGAAATGGCTTCCCCAGAAGAGGCTCTTGCAGTTTTCAATACTCTCCAATCATAT GAGTATGAAGGCCGCGTAATAAATCTCAAATATGCTCGGCCTAGGAAGGAGAAAACACCGCCACCAGTGGAACATAAGCCAATAACATTTAACTTGTTTGTTTCAAACTTGTCCTATGAAACGAGGTCTAAAGATCTCAAAGAGTTTTTTGACTCGGGAGCTAGTGGAGTTGTTTCTGCAGAGGTTATATTCCGTGAGAATCCTAGAACACCATCTGGTTATGGATTTGTGTCCTTCAAGACCAAGAAAGAAGCGAATGATGCTCTTTCCGAGTTTCAAGGAAAG AAGTTGAAGGGAAGGCCAATCAGGGTTGCACCTAGTAAGCGATTTATTCAACTGGCAGAGGAGAGTGCAGTGTCCGAAGATACATCATCTGAGTCGAGCGCGAGCGAGGCAGTAACCGAGAAAGCTGATTGA
- the LOC131660975 gene encoding blue copper protein-like has product MAFSSALVLCFLAFNMALPTLATVYTVGDASGWVIGGDYSTWASDKTFAVGDSLVFNYGGGAHTVDEVKESDYKSCTSGNSISTDSSGATTIALKKAGKHYFICGVPGHCTGGMKLSIKVKASSGSSAAPSATPSSSAKGSPSSDGTPATPSTTTTTPTKQNESSATSLSPIVALVFTVSWICSYVLV; this is encoded by the exons ATGGCATTCTCTAGTGCTTTGGTTTTGTGCTTCTTAGCATTCAACATGGCACTTCCAACCCTTGCAACTGTCTACACTGTTGGAGATGCTTCAGGTTGGGTAATTGGTGGTGATTATAGCACATGGGCTAGTGACAAAACCTTTGCAGTTGGTGATAGCCTCG TGTTCAACTATGGAGGTGGCGCGCACACAGTGGATGAAGTTAAAGAAAGTGACTACAAATCATGCACATCTGGAAACTCAATTAGCACAGACAGTAGTGGTGCCACAACCATTGCTCTTAAGAAAGCAGGCAAACATTACTTCATATGCGGTGTTCCCGGACATTGTACCGGTGGCATGAAACTTTCCATTAAGGTTAAGGCCTCTTCCGGTTCTTCCGCTGCTCCTTCTGCAACACCATCATCGTCAGCGAAAGGTTCACCTTCTTCTGATGGCACCCCCGCCACACCCTCCACCACCACTACTACTCCTACTAAGCAAAATGAATCTTCAGCTACAAGTCTCTCACCAATTGTTGCTTTGGTTTTTACTGTTTCATGGATTTGTAGCTATGTTTTGGTATGA